AGGCGTTCGGCGAGTTCCAATGGTCGCTACTGGTTTCGCTCTACAGCGGCACCCGCCCTAGCGAGCTTGCACAGTTGCGCCTCGACAGCATCCGGCATGTTCGAAACGTGCTGGTTCTCTCGATCGAGGAAGAAACGAAGAACGTCGGATCGCAGCGCCTGATTCCGGTTCACAAGGACCTTATCCGGCTCGGCTTCAACGATCGTGTCGCGAGCCTGAGGCAGGCGGGCGAAACGCACATGTTCCCCGAGTGGTATCGGCAGGGGCTTGAAGCCAAGGCAAAGGCGGAGCGGAAGGCGAAGGCGACCGGCGAGCATGTGACGCTCAACCAGTTCTTTCCGCGATTCATTCCGCGACGCTTCAACGTGACCTATCGCGCGAAGGTCGGCATCACCGACAAGCGCAAGGACTTCTATGCGTTTCGCCACACCTTCAAGACCGGCCTGTCCTATGCCGGAGTGAATCGGGACATCCGCGACTATCTTACCGGTCATCACGACACGTCGGCCGGTTCGGTCTACGTGCATGACATCTCGATCGAACGCATGCACGAAGCGATTAATCAGCTCAGATTTGACGGATTTCCGCTCTGACTTCAGAGCGGGCCAAAATGGCATCGTGCCTCAGGACAGCTTGCGCAGCGTGTCGAGATGATCGAGGCGATCGAGTATCCCGGATTGGAGCTTGAGCACCTGTATCGCGCATAGCGCGTCTTCGCGCGACTACCGTGCATACTGTTATGGCTCCCCACAGAATGCACGAAATCTCCCCAATCGGCACAAGCGCGCCTATATGGGCGCGATATTTTTTGATGCAAGATGTTCCAGTCGATTTTTTCGTGAGGTATACTGTTAGCACTTGAAGCTTGAATGCCCGAGAGACTGCGGCTGACAAGCGTATCCCCGAGTAGCTTGTCAGATGCCCGAAACAACCGCGCCCCGGTTCCTCGATCGATTCCGCAGCCTGATCTTCGGCGCACCCGAGATCAAGGCCGCGAGCCTTGCATCTCCCGATGCGATGCTCTTGGACCTGTTCGCCGCGCAGCCGGCCGCGTCCGGCGTCACCGTCTCGCCGCGCAACGCCATGTCGTGCGCCCCGGTCCGGTGCGCGGTGCAGGCGATCGCCGAGGCGATCGGACAGCTTCCGGTTCACGTCTACGCCCGCGCCGGCGACGGCTCGAAAGAGCGCGCCCCGGATCATCCGGTCTATGGGCTGCTGCACGACGATGCCAACGACTGGACGCCGGCAAGCGGGTTCCGCGAACAGTTGACCCGCGATGCGCTGTTGCACGGCAACGGCTTCGCCTACATCAACCGCGTCGACGGCCGCCCGGTGGAACTGCTGCGGCTCGCTCCCGACACGATCCGCGTAGAGGCTGACAGCGCGACCGGCGAGCCGGTCTATCACGTCAACGCCGACCGCGACGCACGCCGCACCCTTCCCCGTGCCGACGTGCTGCATATCGCGGCGCCCTCGATCGACGGCATTGCCGGCGCCTCGCCGGTGACGATGGCACGCGAAGCGATCGGCCTTGCGATCGTGATGGAACAGCACGCCGCGCGGCTGTTCGGCAACGGCGCCCGCCCGTCCGGCGTGCTGAAGCATCCCGGCAAGCTCGATCCGGCATCGGCCACGCGCATCGGCAGTGCATGGCGCGCCATGCTCGGCGGATCGAACAGCGGCGGCACCGCGATCCTTGAGGAAGGCATGGAATTTCAGGCGCTCAGCTTCAAGAGCGTCGATGCGCAGTTCCTCGAAATGCGCGCCTTCGCGATTGCCGAGATCGCCCGCGTGTTCCGGGTTCCGCCGGTGTTCCTGATGGACTACGGCCGCGCGACTTGGGCGAACAGCGAGGAAATGGGCCGGCAGTTCCTGACCTATTGCCTCACGCCCTGGCTGAAGCGCTGGGAAGGCGAGATCAGGCTGAAGCTGTTCGCCCCGGACGAACGCCGCACCACCTTCGCCGAGTTCCTGATCGACGATCTTCTCAGGGCCGACTTCGCGACCCGGATGGACGGCTACGGCAAGGCTATTGCCGCGCGCATCCTGAACCCCAACGAAGCCCGCGCCGCCGAGAACCGCCCGCCCTACGCGAACGGCGACCGTTTCGAGAACCCCAACACCACGACGGGAACGGCCGATGCCTGAGGCGCCTACCCATCGCGCATTCTTCGGCGACACCGAGCGCGCCTTCGCGCTTCCGCCCGCCATGATCGCCGAGCTTGAGCGCTTGAGCGGCGCCGGGATCGGGGGCTTGTGCCGTCGCCTGTTCGCCGGCGAGTTCCATCACGCCCATGTGGTCGAGACCATCCGGCTCGGCTTGATCGGCGGTGGCGAGACGCCGCAGCGGGCGGCCGAACTTATCGCGACCTATGCCACCGCCCGACCGCTCGCCGAGACCTATCCGATCGCGGTCGCGATCCTCGAATGCGTCTGGTTCGGCGCGCCCGCCTCGGCGCCCGCCCCGGCAGCGGACACCGATCCCCTCCCCGCACCGGAGACCGCCGCATGAACCGCCTCGAATTCAAGGCCGCCCTTGGCGTCGACGACACCGGCACCATCACCGGCATTGCGTGGCCGTTCGGCACGCCGGACCGCGTCGGCGACGTGATCGATCCCGGCGCCTTCGCCACCGCCGCGACCCCGATCCCGATGTTGTTCGCGCACGATCCCGCCCAGCCTGTCGGCGTCTGGGATAGCGCGATCGAGTCCGCCGAGGGGCTGACCGTGAAGGGTCGGCTGCTGATCGATGACGTTGCCCGCGCCCGCGAAGTCCGCGCGCTTGTCCGCGAGGGCGCTGTCACCGGCCTCTCGATCGGGTTCGTCACCCGCAAGGCCGCGCCGCGTCGCGGTGGCGGGCGCACCATCTCGGCTCTGGACCTTCTCGAAATCTCGATCGTCTCGGTTCCGAGCCATCCCCGCGCCCGTGTGACGGGCGCCAAGTCCGCCTCGACTGCGATCGCCGTCGCCGAGGCAATCCACCGCGCCGCCTCGGCGCTTCGCACCGAAAGGTAATCCCATGACCTGCCACACTCCCGGCGCGTTCGCCGGTGCCATCGAACTGAAGGACTCCGGCGAGGCTGACCCGGCCGATATCATCGGCACGGCCCTGGACGATCTTCGCCAGTCCGTCGACGACCGGCTGAAGGCCGTCGAGACCAAGGCCGACAAGATCGAGGCGCGGCTGAACCGCCCGGCGATCGGCGCGGATGCCGACAAGGCCGACGATATCGAGCGCAAGGCGTTCGGCACCTATCTGCGGCTCGGCAACTCGGCGCCCGCCGAGGAACTGAAGACGCTCACCGTATCGAGCGATCCGCAGGGCGGCTATCTGGCGCCGGCCGAACTGTCGAGCGAGTTCATCCGCGATCTGGTCGAGTTCTCGCCGATCCGCTCGCTCGCGTCCGTCCGCACCACCGGCGCGCCGGTCGTCGCCTATCCGCGCCGCACCGGCATCACCAATGCCAAGTGGAAGGGCGAGACTCAGGCATCGGAAGGTTCCGAGCCGGCCTTCGGACAGGTTGAAATCCCGATCCGGGAGATCAACACCTACGTCGATATCAGCAACCAGCTTCTCAGTGACAGCGGCGGCACCGCCGAGGCCGAAGTGCGGCTCGCACTCGCCGAGGACTTCGGCCAGAAGGAAGGGCTGGCGTTCGTCAAGGGATCGGCCGCGCTGGAGCCGGAAGGCATAATGGCGAATGCCGACGTGCAGGCGACCGCGACGGGCAATGCCGCGACGCTCGGCGCCAATCCGGCCGATCTGCTGATCAGCCATATGTATGCGCTTCCCGCCGCCTACCGCTCGCGTGGCGTCTGGCTGATGAACGGCAGCACCCTTGCCGCGATCCGCAAGCTCAAGGATGGCACCACCGGCGTCTATCTGTGGCAGCCGGCCTATGCGCAGGGACAGCCCGAAACCATCCTCGGCCGCCCGGTGATCGAGGTTCCCGACATGGACGACGTCGGCGCCGGTGCGCAGCCGATCCTGTTCGGCGACATCGCCACCGCCTACCGGATCGTTGATCGCGTCGGGCTCTCGATCCTCGTCAACCCGTTCCTCAGGGCAACCGAGGGCATCACCCGCATTCACGCGACCCGCCGCGTCGGCGCCGCTGTCGTGCAGCCCAAGGCGATCCGCAAGATCGTCTGTGCGGTCGCCTAAGCCCGCCGAACCCCGAAAGGAACACTCCCATGCGTGACCTCATTTCGAACATCGGCGCCGAGCTTGCCCTTGTCCCGGCCGTCAAAACGGCGGCCGGCGAAGGCCCGGCGATCGACCTTCTCGGCTTCGGCCGGATCGCCTTCCTTGTCACCACCGGCGCGATTGCCGGTGATGGCGACTTCGGCGTGAAGGTTCAGGAATCCGACAGCCCGTCGCCGGAGACCTTCACCGACGCGGACGCTGCCGTGGTGGACAGCACCGCCCCGGTGAGCCTCGGCGCGAACGCGACCTACAAGCTCGGCTATCGCGGCTTCAGGCGCTACGTCCGGCTTGCCCTCACGAAGGCCGGCGGAACCTCGATCGCGGCCGGTGCCGTTGCCGTTCTCGGCGACGTGCAGCGGCGCCCGGCAGCCTGAGGCGCGACGATCATGCGGCTCGCAGCGGACGAGATTACCATCAAGGTCGGTTCGGAGACCGTGCGTCTTCGGCCGACGCTGCGGGCCGCAATGCGCCTTGAAGCCCGGCACGGCGGCATGACCGGGCTGTTCCGCGCCATCGCCGATGGCTCGCTGACCGTTATCGCCGACGTGATCAGCGAATGCAGCGACCGGCCGACCATGGTCCCGGTGATCTTGGGCAATCCGAGCTTCGGCGGACTGCACGGCACGCTGGACGGCATCACGGAACCGCTGATCCGGCTGGTCGGTCTGTTCGCCGGCATCGACATGGACAACCCGCCGGGGCATGAACCCGCCCCGGCCGACGCACCGCCGGTCAGCTTCGCCGACTACATCGAAGCCCTGTTCGGCATCGGCACCGGTTGGCTCGGCTGGACGCCCGAACAGACGTGGAACGCCACGCCGGCCGAAATCCTCGCCGCGCGCAAGGGCCGCATCGCCATGCTGACCGAACTGTTCGGCACCGGCGAGAGACCCGACGACCACGATCCCCGCAACCTCCCCGATCCCGGCAGCGTCAAGGCAGGGATCGGCCGCCTGAAGATGCTTCAGGCCAGCTTGGCGGGCGCCCGCTGATGACCGGCTTCACCCATACGGGAGCACTCCTTGACGGCCCCGCGACCGGCCGAACAACGAAAAGCGACATCGCCGCTCCCGATCGCCATGACGGCAACGTTTGGCGTCAATGTCGCACGGTCGCACCTATTCAGCCGGGGTTCGCGTGATGCCTGTCCGCGCACCCCGTATCTGCGGCTGCGGTCATGCGGTGCCGAGCGGCGCCCGCTGCGCTTGCCAGCTTCGCCGCGATGCCGAGCGCAAGGCCCGCCACGATGCGCACCGCCCCACCGCCCGGCAGCGTGGATACGATTCCAAGTGGGACCGCGAGCGCGCCGCCTTCCTCGCCGCGCACCCCACCTGCCAGCGCGACGGCTGCACCGCTCCGGCGACCGTCGTCGACCACATCACCCCGCACCGTGGCGACATGCGCCTGTTCTGGCGTCGCTCCAATTGGCAGGCCCTGTGCGCGCCCTGTCACTCCCGGTGGAAGCAGGCGAGGGAGCGGCTGACCCGATGAGCCGGCTGGCGTTAGATCAACGTCTGCGGCGCCGTTTGCGAGCCTTCCGGCCGTCTCGCGGCAAGGCGATCACTATGAGCGGCACGCTGATGAACAGATCGAGCGGCAGAACGCTCGGATCGAAAGTGATAGAGATGAACAGGCTGAACATGGCCAGTACCTTTCCAGCTGGCCCGATGTTCACGATGGCCGGACGACAACCGCTGCACGGCGATCCGGCGCTGCATAATAAGGAATCGGGTCCGTCGGCTAATTCCGACGGATACCCTCGATATAGGCGAGCCCAAGGGCGTGCGCAACCCCTGAGTTCGGCCGCCCGCTTTCCGGGATCGAGCGCGGTGGGGCCGACACCGGGGGGGGGCACCGACTTTGCCGAGCGCATGGGGACCGGCGCGGGGAGGTTCGCGCGCGATCCCGACGAAACAGAGTTTCCGCAGTGAGGCCCGGCAATGTCCGCCATCACCGTTCATGATCTGAAGGCACACCTGAACATCACGCATTCAGGCGACGACGATCTGCTTGCCGGCAAGATCGCGGCAGCCTCGGCGTGGATTGATCGGTTTCTTGAAGTGCCGCTCGCCGACTATCCCGTTGCCGAGCCTCCCGAGATGACGCCGGAGGAAGCCGAGGCGTTCGATTTCGAGGCGTTCGACCCCTACGCCGGCGTTCCCGCCCCGATCAAGGAGGCTGTCCGGCAGCTTGCCGCGCATCTCTACGAGAACCGGGAGGCGAGCCTTGTCGGCATCACCGCCGAGGCCGTGCCGTTCGGCCTGTTCGATCTGATCGGGCCTTACCGGGCTTGGAGCTTCTGAGATGGCCGATCAGCTTGACCGCCTCAGCCGGCGCCTTGAGGCGATCCCGAAACGGGTTCGCGAGGCCGTGCAGCCTGCCCTGAAGGCGTCCGGTGACGAGCTCGTCAACCGTATGCGGCAGCTTGCGCCCGAAGACACCGGCGCCCTCAGAGACCCGATCGAGGCGACGCCGGCCGGCCGGACCACGCCGGCCTATTCGCAGCCGGGCGGTTCCCGCGTGGTCCCTGAGAACAGCGTCGTGGTGACGGCCGGCAACAGCGACGTGCGCTATCCGCACCTTGTCGAATACGGCACCGCGACCGCGCCCGCACAGCCGTTCTTCTGGCCGGCGTTCCGGCTGACCCGCAAGCGTATCGAGACCCGCATCAAGCGCGCGATTTCGAAGGCCGTCCGGGAGGGCTGGACGAGGTGACCGATCCGAGCCTTGCCCTTCAGAAGCTCATTCGCGCCCGGCTCGCCGAGGCTGCGGCCGTAACCTCGCTGGTTGATCCGCACCGCATTCTCGATCGAGGCGCCCGGCCGGAAGGCTTCCCCTGCATCATCATCGGCGAGGGACAGACGGTCTATGCCGACGACTTCGACGCCTACCATGATCGGATCTTCGCCGACGTGCATCTCTGGACCGAGGAACCCGGCCTCGCCGGCGCCAAGGAGATCGCCGGCGCGGTGCGCGAAGCGCTTCGGTCGCGGCCGTGGTCCATGGACGGGCATGTTTGCCGCGCCCTGACGGTTGCCGGCGCCCGGTTCATGCGCGACCCGGACGGCACCCATGGGCATGGGATCGTGAGCGTCATGGCGATCGTGCAGCGGAGGGCCGCGTAATGCGCGCCGGCAAGCTCGATCGCCTGATCACCCTCGAACACAACGCCGGCGCCGGGAGCGTCGACGATTACGGCGTTCCCGCCGAGACATGGGCAGCGGGCGCGACGGTCCGGGCACAGGTAATCGAGGCCGGCACCGACGAGTTCATGCGTGGCTATGGCGAGGCGACCGCCCGCGTCGTCGTGTTCCGGCTTCGCTGGATTCCGGTCAGCCTCGCCGACCGCGTGATCTATGAAGGCGAGCCCTTCAATATCCGCAGCGTCAAGGAGATCGGCCGGCGTCGCGGCATCGAACTGCGGTGCGAGAGGATCGGACCGTGACGCGCGGCCGGAAGCCCGATCGGATCGTCACCGGATCAAACACCGTCGCCGAGGCGCCGCGCGCACCCGCATGGCTGTCCAAGGATGCCAAGACGGAATGGAACCGCGTGGCGCCGATCCTGACAGACCGGCGCACCCTGACCGAAGCCGACCTCGGCACCCTCGAATCCTACTGCACTGCGACCGGGACCGTCCGGGAGATGCAGCGCATCCTGAACCGGGACGGCGCGATCGTTGACACCGACAAGGGGCCGAAGCGGCACCCTGCCCTCGGCGTGCAGAACGCCGCTATGACCACCGCCCGCCTGTGCGCCGCCGAGCTTGGCTTGACGCCTGTCAGCCGGTCCCGCCCTGCCATCCGCGACGAAGCCGATGACGACGACGTATCCGACCTGGGTCTGTGACGGCTCGCCGATCCCCGATCCGTTCGGCCATGGCGAGCGGGCGGTGCGGTTCCTGAAGGCGTTGAAGCACCCCAAGAGCACCGCGCGCGGGCGGGCATTCCAGCTTGATCCGTGGCAGGAACGCATTGTCAGGGCGATCTACGGGCCGCGCCACGACGACGGCACCCGGATCGTGCGCACCGTCGTCATGTTGCTGCCGCGCGGCAACCGCAAGACCTCGCTCGCCGCTGCTCTTGCCCTGTTGCACACCATCGGACCCGAACGGGTTCCGGGCGGCGAAGTGATCAGCGCCGCGGCGGACCGCAAACAGGCCCGCCTTGCCTTCGCCGAAGCGCTCGGCATCGCCCGCGAGCACAAGAAGATCGCCGGCGTCGTCAACGTGCAGGACTACCGCAACCGGCTGACCTACCCGAACGCCGGATCGTTCTATGAGGCGATATCGGCCGATGCCGGAACGCAGCACGGCCGAACGCCGGCATTTGTTCTCGCCGACGAACTGCACGCATGGCCGAAACGCGATCTGTGGGACGTGCTCAGGTCCGGTTTGCCGAAGACGCGGGGTTCACTATTGATCGTCGCGACCACGGCCGGACGCGGACAGGACAACATCGCGCATGAGATCGTCGACTATGCCCGCAAAGTGGCACGCGGCGATTTCGACGATCCGGCGACGCTGCCGATCCTGTTCGAAACCGCCCCGGATGCCGACTGGCGAGATGAATCGGTCTGGCACCGGGCGAACCCCGGCCTTGCGCATGGCTATCCCGATATCGAGGGGCTTCGCCAGCTTGCCCGCGAAGCCGAGAACCGCCCCGGCGACCGTGAGGCGTTCCGGCAGCTTCACCTGAACGTCTGGCTCGATCATTCGACCTCGCCGTTCGTCGACATGCCCGTCTATGACGAAGGCGCCGCGCCCGTGGACCTCGCCGAGCTTGAGGGTGCACCCTGTTGGCTCGGCGTGGACCTGTCGTCAACGACGGATTTGACCGCGATCGTCGCCGCGTGGCGCGACGGTGACGACGGCTATGCGGTGCACCCGTGGTTCTTCTGTCCGGCCGACAATCTTCGAGCCCGCGCCGACAGAGACGGCGTGCCGTATCCGGCTTGGGCCGAAGCTGGTCATATCACCCCGACGCCGGGCAACGTCGTCGACTTCCGGGCGGTTGAAGCGACCATCCGCGACCTGTGCGAGCGCTTCGACGTTCGCGAGATCGCCTTCGATCCGCACCTTGCCCGAAACATGCTGAACAACCTCGCCGAGGACGGCTATCCCGCCGTCGAAATGCGGCAGGGCTGGGTAACGATGGCGCCCGCCATCAAGGAACTGGAACGGGCGATCGTCGGCCGACGGTTCCGGCATGGCGGGCACCCGGTGCTGCGCTGGAACTTCGCCAACATCGCCGTGGAAACCGACAAGGCCGGCAACAAGAGCTTCCACAAGGGCAAGAGCCGCGACCGCATAGACGGCGCCGTTGCTGCCGCGATGGCCGTTGCCCGCGCCGCAGCCGGCGACGACGGCCGGTCCGTCTATCTCTATCCGACCGCCCGCCCGGACGGGCTCCTCGTGTTCTGAAGGCACCGCCATGGCTACCGAAGATCAGCAGCTTGTCGTCGCACTCGAAGCCCGCATCCGGGACTTCGAGAGGAATTTCCAGCGCGCCAATCAGACCGCGCGGCGGAACTGGTCCGCGATCGAGGATCGCGGCCGGCAGGCCGCCCGCCGGATCGAGCGCGACGCGGGAACCGCAGCCGCGTCCGTCAACCGGGCGATGGCCGGCATGACCGCCGGGATCGGCCGCTATGCGCTTGGCGGGATTGCCGGCGGGCTCGGCGTCGCCGCGATCAACCGCTACGCCGATAGCTGGATTCGCGTGCAGAACCAGCTTCGCGTGACCGGGCTTGAAGGCGATGACCTCGCTCGCACCCTCGACAATCTCTATGCGATTGCCCAGCGCAACGGCGTCGCGATCGAACCGCTCGCGACCCTCTACGGCCGGCTGTCGCAGGCACAGGCCGAACTTGGCGCCACCGGCGCCGATCTGACCCGCTTCACGGAAGGTGTTTCGCTTGCCCTGAAGGTCGCCGGCACCGACGCGGCCGGCGCATCCGGTGCCCTGCTACAGCTTAGTCAGGCGCTCGGCGGTGCGATCGTGCGCGCCGAGGAATTCAACTCGATCAATGAGGGCGCCCGGCCGATCCTTCAGGCCGTCGCCAACGGATTGAAGGAAGCCGGCGGCAGCGTCTCGACGCTGCGCAGCCTTGTCGTCGACGGCAAGGTGAGCTCCGAGGCGTTCTTCCGCGCCTTCCTCGCCGGCATGGGCGACCTCGAGGCGAAGGCCGCGACCACCGCACAGACCTCGTCTCAGGCGTTCTCGATCTTCGCGAACGCCTTCGCCCGGTTGATCGGCGAGATCGATGACACCACGAAGGCGTCCGCCCGCTTCGCCGAGTTCATGGGCCGTGTCGCCGAGGCGCTGGATTGGGCAACCGATCGTGTCGGACCGCTCGCCGACAGGCTTCGCGAGCTTCAGGACGCGACGTCGATATTCCAGCATCTCGGATTCGGCGGACTGATCGGCGGCAATTGGCTCGGCGCGGTCGGCACCCTGTTCGATGCCACGCAGCGGCTTGTGCAGCAGGCGAAGGGGATCGAGGCCGACGTTCGGACCCTCGGCGATCCGTCCGCCCGCGAACCCGGCGACCGCGTTTCGATCCGCAGCACCACCGAGCCGGTATCCCTCGCCGACTTCAAGCTTCCCGGCGACGACGACGTGAACAAGGCCCGCGCTCGGCAGAAGTCCTATGACGACGTTCGCGCATCTGCCGAGCGCTACATTGCCACCCTCGAAACCGAGCGCGCCACCTTGGGGCTTGCCACCGGCGAGGCGGCAGCGCTGCGCATGGAGCACCAGTTGCTCGCCGAAGCCCAGCGCGCCGGCATCACCTTGACCGATGGCCAGCGCGCCGAGATCGCGGCGCTCGCCGCACAGTATGGCGTTCTCGCCGGCGAGATCGAGCGCACCCGTGATGCCCAGTCCGGCCTTATCGACCGCATGGACGATCTTCGCGGCACCGCGACCGACGTTCTCGGCGGATTTGCATCCGACCTGAGGCAGGGCCGCACGCTCGCCGATGCGCTGGCGAACGCGCTCAATCGGATTGTCGACACGCTCATAGACATGGCCGTCCGCAGCCTTGTCGAGGCCGCGCTTGGACCGCTCGGCACGGCGGGCGGCGGGTTCCTCGGCTCGCTGTTCCGCCGGGCGGACGGCGGGATCGTGGAACGGGCAACGGGCGGCATCGTGCGCGGGCCGGGCACGTCAACATCGGACAGCATTCCGGCGCTGCTGTCCAATGGCGAGTTCGTCGTGAACGCTGCGGCTACACGGCGGCACCGGGCGCTGCTGGAAGCGATCAACGCGGGCACCCTTCCCGGCTTCGCCAGCGGCGGGATCGTCGCGCCGGCGCCGGTGCCCAGTATCGCCCCGATGCGCGCCCCGGCTGCCCCGGTGATCAGCGTCACCGCCCCGATGAACATCACGATCGAGGGCAGCGCCGGCACGCCCGAACAGAACGCCGATCTGACGCAGCGCATGGGC
The window above is part of the Tepidamorphus gemmatus genome. Proteins encoded here:
- a CDS encoding phage portal protein; translated protein: MPETTAPRFLDRFRSLIFGAPEIKAASLASPDAMLLDLFAAQPAASGVTVSPRNAMSCAPVRCAVQAIAEAIGQLPVHVYARAGDGSKERAPDHPVYGLLHDDANDWTPASGFREQLTRDALLHGNGFAYINRVDGRPVELLRLAPDTIRVEADSATGEPVYHVNADRDARRTLPRADVLHIAAPSIDGIAGASPVTMAREAIGLAIVMEQHAARLFGNGARPSGVLKHPGKLDPASATRIGSAWRAMLGGSNSGGTAILEEGMEFQALSFKSVDAQFLEMRAFAIAEIARVFRVPPVFLMDYGRATWANSEEMGRQFLTYCLTPWLKRWEGEIRLKLFAPDERRTTFAEFLIDDLLRADFATRMDGYGKAIAARILNPNEARAAENRPPYANGDRFENPNTTTGTADA
- a CDS encoding gene transfer agent family protein, whose product is MPEAPTHRAFFGDTERAFALPPAMIAELERLSGAGIGGLCRRLFAGEFHHAHVVETIRLGLIGGGETPQRAAELIATYATARPLAETYPIAVAILECVWFGAPASAPAPAADTDPLPAPETAA
- a CDS encoding HK97 family phage prohead protease; amino-acid sequence: MNRLEFKAALGVDDTGTITGIAWPFGTPDRVGDVIDPGAFATAATPIPMLFAHDPAQPVGVWDSAIESAEGLTVKGRLLIDDVARAREVRALVREGAVTGLSIGFVTRKAAPRRGGGRTISALDLLEISIVSVPSHPRARVTGAKSASTAIAVAEAIHRAASALRTER
- a CDS encoding phage major capsid protein produces the protein MTCHTPGAFAGAIELKDSGEADPADIIGTALDDLRQSVDDRLKAVETKADKIEARLNRPAIGADADKADDIERKAFGTYLRLGNSAPAEELKTLTVSSDPQGGYLAPAELSSEFIRDLVEFSPIRSLASVRTTGAPVVAYPRRTGITNAKWKGETQASEGSEPAFGQVEIPIREINTYVDISNQLLSDSGGTAEAEVRLALAEDFGQKEGLAFVKGSAALEPEGIMANADVQATATGNAATLGANPADLLISHMYALPAAYRSRGVWLMNGSTLAAIRKLKDGTTGVYLWQPAYAQGQPETILGRPVIEVPDMDDVGAGAQPILFGDIATAYRIVDRVGLSILVNPFLRATEGITRIHATRRVGAAVVQPKAIRKIVCAVA
- a CDS encoding phage tail assembly chaperone gives rise to the protein MRLAADEITIKVGSETVRLRPTLRAAMRLEARHGGMTGLFRAIADGSLTVIADVISECSDRPTMVPVILGNPSFGGLHGTLDGITEPLIRLVGLFAGIDMDNPPGHEPAPADAPPVSFADYIEALFGIGTGWLGWTPEQTWNATPAEILAARKGRIAMLTELFGTGERPDDHDPRNLPDPGSVKAGIGRLKMLQASLAGAR
- a CDS encoding HNH endonuclease signature motif containing protein, with translation MPVRAPRICGCGHAVPSGARCACQLRRDAERKARHDAHRPTARQRGYDSKWDRERAAFLAAHPTCQRDGCTAPATVVDHITPHRGDMRLFWRRSNWQALCAPCHSRWKQARERLTR
- a CDS encoding head-tail connector protein; this translates as MSAITVHDLKAHLNITHSGDDDLLAGKIAAASAWIDRFLEVPLADYPVAEPPEMTPEEAEAFDFEAFDPYAGVPAPIKEAVRQLAAHLYENREASLVGITAEAVPFGLFDLIGPYRAWSF
- a CDS encoding HK97-gp10 family putative phage morphogenesis protein — translated: MADQLDRLSRRLEAIPKRVREAVQPALKASGDELVNRMRQLAPEDTGALRDPIEATPAGRTTPAYSQPGGSRVVPENSVVVTAGNSDVRYPHLVEYGTATAPAQPFFWPAFRLTRKRIETRIKRAISKAVREGWTR
- a CDS encoding DUF3168 domain-containing protein; the encoded protein is MTDPSLALQKLIRARLAEAAAVTSLVDPHRILDRGARPEGFPCIIIGEGQTVYADDFDAYHDRIFADVHLWTEEPGLAGAKEIAGAVREALRSRPWSMDGHVCRALTVAGARFMRDPDGTHGHGIVSVMAIVQRRAA
- a CDS encoding head-tail adaptor protein produces the protein MRAGKLDRLITLEHNAGAGSVDDYGVPAETWAAGATVRAQVIEAGTDEFMRGYGEATARVVVFRLRWIPVSLADRVIYEGEPFNIRSVKEIGRRRGIELRCERIGP
- a CDS encoding phage terminase small subunit P27 family — protein: MTRGRKPDRIVTGSNTVAEAPRAPAWLSKDAKTEWNRVAPILTDRRTLTEADLGTLESYCTATGTVREMQRILNRDGAIVDTDKGPKRHPALGVQNAAMTTARLCAAELGLTPVSRSRPAIRDEADDDDVSDLGL
- a CDS encoding terminase large subunit; this encodes MTTTYPTWVCDGSPIPDPFGHGERAVRFLKALKHPKSTARGRAFQLDPWQERIVRAIYGPRHDDGTRIVRTVVMLLPRGNRKTSLAAALALLHTIGPERVPGGEVISAAADRKQARLAFAEALGIAREHKKIAGVVNVQDYRNRLTYPNAGSFYEAISADAGTQHGRTPAFVLADELHAWPKRDLWDVLRSGLPKTRGSLLIVATTAGRGQDNIAHEIVDYARKVARGDFDDPATLPILFETAPDADWRDESVWHRANPGLAHGYPDIEGLRQLAREAENRPGDREAFRQLHLNVWLDHSTSPFVDMPVYDEGAAPVDLAELEGAPCWLGVDLSSTTDLTAIVAAWRDGDDGYAVHPWFFCPADNLRARADRDGVPYPAWAEAGHITPTPGNVVDFRAVEATIRDLCERFDVREIAFDPHLARNMLNNLAEDGYPAVEMRQGWVTMAPAIKELERAIVGRRFRHGGHPVLRWNFANIAVETDKAGNKSFHKGKSRDRIDGAVAAAMAVARAAAGDDGRSVYLYPTARPDGLLVF
- a CDS encoding tape measure protein, producing MATEDQQLVVALEARIRDFERNFQRANQTARRNWSAIEDRGRQAARRIERDAGTAAASVNRAMAGMTAGIGRYALGGIAGGLGVAAINRYADSWIRVQNQLRVTGLEGDDLARTLDNLYAIAQRNGVAIEPLATLYGRLSQAQAELGATGADLTRFTEGVSLALKVAGTDAAGASGALLQLSQALGGAIVRAEEFNSINEGARPILQAVANGLKEAGGSVSTLRSLVVDGKVSSEAFFRAFLAGMGDLEAKAATTAQTSSQAFSIFANAFARLIGEIDDTTKASARFAEFMGRVAEALDWATDRVGPLADRLRELQDATSIFQHLGFGGLIGGNWLGAVGTLFDATQRLVQQAKGIEADVRTLGDPSAREPGDRVSIRSTTEPVSLADFKLPGDDDVNKARARQKSYDDVRASAERYIATLETERATLGLATGEAAALRMEHQLLAEAQRAGITLTDGQRAEIAALAAQYGVLAGEIERTRDAQSGLIDRMDDLRGTATDVLGGFASDLRQGRTLADALANALNRIVDTLIDMAVRSLVEAALGPLGTAGGGFLGSLFRRADGGIVERATGGIVRGPGTSTSDSIPALLSNGEFVVNAAATRRHRALLEAINAGTLPGFASGGIVAPAPVPSIAPMRAPAAPVISVTAPMNITIEGSAGTPEQNADLTQRMGREIEVIMRKTVIDEILTQMRPGGILSR